A single genomic interval of Symphalangus syndactylus isolate Jambi chromosome 18, NHGRI_mSymSyn1-v2.1_pri, whole genome shotgun sequence harbors:
- the LOC129468005 gene encoding cytochrome b-c1 complex subunit 6, mitochondrial-like, giving the protein MLTESGDPKEEEEEEGELLFLHQDPLTTVREQCQQLERCVKARERLELCDEHVSSQSHTEEDCTEELFDFCMQGTIVCPTNSLTA; this is encoded by the coding sequence ATGCTGACCGAGTCCGGAGATcctaaggaggaggaagaagaagagggagagtTACTGTTTCTACATCAGGATCCCCTAACAACAGTGAGAGAGCAATGCCAGCAGTTGGAGAGATGTGTAAAGGCCCGGGAGCGGCTGGAGCTCTGTGATGAGCATGTATCCTCTCAATCACATACAGAAGAGGATTGCACGGAGGAGCTCTTTGACTTTTGCATGCAAGGGACCATCGTGTGCCCCACAAACTCTTTAACAGCTTGA